CGGTGGTGACCGCGACCGTTCTTTCCTTCTTTGGTTGGTGTTCGTCCGAACTCGGTCGCCCATATAACGATCGTTTCATCCAGCATGCCCCGTTGCCGCAGGTCTTTGATCAATGCAGCTGTGGGCTGATCGACATTGCCAGCCAAGCTTTTGTGCTCATTCATTTCGCCATGACTGTCCCAGTTCGGCCGTGAACCGGTATCAATCAGTTCCACGAATCGCACGCCACGCTCGACCAGTCGCCTTGCGACAAGGCATTGCCAACCGAAGTCGCCGCCGGGACCTTTCGTTTTACGATCCAGTCCATACAGCTTGCGAACGTGCTCTGGTTCACTCTCGATATCAAACGCCTCCGGCGCTGCAGCTTGCATGCGGAATGCTGTTTCAAAGGATTTCATTCTAGCGGCGAGTGCTGAATCGGCCGGCCGATCCGCCAAGTGTTTCTGATTCAGTTGTCGAGCAAAATCAATTTCCAACTCCTGCAACCTGCCGCTGCGTCCAGGCGGTTGAAGATTGGCGATGGGATCTTTTCCGGGGATGACTCGCGTGCCTTGGTGAAATGCCGGAAGAAAGTCGCTCGCATAAACTTGAGTTCCGCCGTAGGGCAAATGCGGCGCGATCACGATAAAGCTGGGAAGATCTTGATTGAAACTTCCAAGCCCGTAGCTAACCCATGACCCCATACTGGGACGCGCAAACGTCGGCGAGCCGGTGTGCATGCCTAGGGTGGCTTCACTGTGATCAAAATGGGATGCCTTCATCGAACGAATCAGGCAGATTTCGTCCATGACATCGCGCACATGTGGAAAGAGGTCGCTGACCATCGTTCCGCACTTCTTATTGGGTTGGGCACCAAACAAATTCCCCATCAAACGATCTTTACCGCTTCCATCACGACCGTTGCTGGTCGACTTTGGATCGAAGGTATCGATATGCGATACACCGCCGGTCGCGTAGATAAAGATGACGCTTTTCGCTTTCGCTGGAAAATGCGACTCGCGAGGCGCCAACGGATTCGAGGGTTCATCAGCGAGCAGTTGTGACAGAATTCCTGGCATCAGCAACGAACTGCCAACCATGGATCGCAACATCGTCCGTCGATTGTTTTGAAAACTCAGCATGCATTTAGTCCAGGTAAAGAAATTCGTTCAATCGAAACATCCCACGCACGACGCTTGCCCAGGCTAGCAGTTCTCTTTCATCAACATCGGTTGCCAAATCAGCTGACTTGCCGCTTTGTTGTTCATCGATTGCAGTCGTCGCTTGGCGAATATGCTGGGCAACCAGCTCGCGTTCCGCTTCGGACGGTTGTCGAGCGAGAACCTTTTTGAACATCGCAGTTGTTCTTTGCTTCTGTTCCGCCACCTCGCTGATCAATTGCTTCGCGAATGCGATTGACTGTTCATGGAGAAACTCGTCATTGAAAAAATAGAGTGCCTGCAGTGATGTGACTGACTGATCACGTTGCCCCGTGCAAACGTTCGGATCGGCCCCATCGAAGGTTTGTAAATAGGTCCCGACCGTCAGACGCTTTGTCATTTGATAGACGCTGCGTTTGTGGTTTGGATAGTCACCTTTGAACGGGTGATGCTGTGTGAACTCCCACGCCGTTTTGTCAGGGAAGGGGTAGGGCTCATTTTGCGGAACGGGGTCTAGCTGACCGGACAGAACCAACAGGGTGTCTCGAAGTGATTCCGCATCGAGCCGTTGCCGATTGAATCTCCAGAACAAACGATTGTTGGGATCTGTCTTCGCGTTGGCTTCGTCTCCGATACTGCTGATTTGGTAAACACGACTGTTCATCATCGATCGATGAAGTTGCTTTAGAGAGTACCCGCTGTTGATAAACTCTGTCGCGAGATAGTCCAGCAATTCTGGATGAGATGGTAGATCGCCACGCAGTCCGAAATCATTGGTCGATGCGACCAAGCCGGTCCCGAAATGCTTTTGCCAAACTCGATTGACGAAAACTCTTGCAAACAACGGGTTATCAACGGCAGTGATCCACTGTGCCAATTCCAGGCGTCCGCTGGAAGACTTCGCAGCTTCCGGATCTAAAACCTGCCCTCCCAATACACTGGGAAAGGCCCGCCCAACGGCCCCGCCTGGGCGAGTCGGTTCACCTTTGATTTGAATCCTGGCGTCAGTTGGCGTGGCCTCCGATACCGCATAAGCACTTGGATAGTCAGGAATCTTCTTTAAGTGTCCTGCCAGCTTCTCGCCCGCGTGTCGAGCCTTAATCAACATGCCGTCAAGCTGCTCTCGCATCTGACGCTTTTCATCGATCGAACAATCCTTTTCACGTTCGGCATTGACCAGTGCCTGATCACGGCAACGTTCCAGTTGTTTTTTCAATTCCTTGGTCAGTTGGTCCGTCTTGCCTTGATATTCCGCCAGATGCTTTTTCGTCGCTTCGTCATCCATCAAGCTGACGAAGTTCTGTTGTGTTTGAAACAACTCGATCCCGGGAAACGGATACTGGGTACTGGCAAAGAAACCATACAGTCCGTAGTACTCACGGGTCGTGACGGGATCGAACTTATGATCGTGACAACGGGCGCACGAGATCGTCATTCCCAGCATCGTTCGACCAACGTTGTCGATCGTATCCTCGATGGTCAGATGCCAAGGATACCGTTCGACCAACGATCCGAAACGTCTTGCCATCGCGATGTAGCCCGTTGCGATCGTTTGACGGTTGCGTTGTTCCTGAGTATCCGCTGGCATCAGATCACCAGCCAACTGTTCGGCAACAAACTGATCGTACGGGACATCTCGATTCAGTGAATCGATAATGTAGTTTCGGTACAGGTAGGCTTGCGGGATTGGATAATCCGAATTGTCACCAGCCGTATCGGCGTAGCGAACCCAATCCATCCAATGCCTCCCCCAACGTTCGCCATAGCTTGGGCTGGCAAGCAACCGTTCGATCAATTGCGAAAACGCATTTTTCAGTCCGTCTTGCTTGACCGAATTTTCGAATTGATCGACCTCTGCCGGCGTAGGCGGGAAGCCCGTCAGGTCATACGTTGCCCGTCGAAGCAACACGATTGGATCCGCATCTGCGGCAACGGACAGCCCTGCTTTTTGACGACGTGCGGCGACCAAACGATCGATGTCTGTCGATGCCCACCCGGTTTCATCGACGGGAATCGCAACCTGCTGCCGAGGCTGGAACGCCCAATGTGATGTCGCTTCGTCTTCCGAATCCTCCGACGCTTGCTTAGGCCAATCAGCTCCGGAGCGAATCCATTGACGAAGGGATTCGATTTCTTCACCGGTAAGCTTTGGCCCATCCGGTGGCATTCGATCGTCTTCGCTATCGGAATTTACCCGTCTGATCAACTCACTAGCTTTAGGATCACCGCTGACGATGGGTGCCTTTCCGGAATCGACTTCGGCTGACAACGCCGAAGCGTGATCCAGGCGAAGCCCACCGTTTTGGTCATCCGCCGAGTGACATTCGACGCAATGTTCTTCAAACAGCGGTGCGATGCGGCCTTCGAAGTCGAACGCTTCTTTTGCGTCTGATGCTGACGCCATCGACGACGCGACGCCGCACACCATGATCGAAAGCCATAACGAGCGCAGATCGAGATTGCACATCAAGCTTTATCCCACCAATTTTTTGACAACATGTCCATGCACATCAGTCAGCCTAAAGTCTCGCCCAGCATAATTGAATGTAAGCCGCTCATGGTTGATCCCAAGCTGATGCAGAATCGTTGCTTGAATGTCATGGACATGGACGGGGTCTTCGGTCGGATGGAATCCCAGTTCATCAGTTTGGCCGATCGTCTGTCCTGGCTTAACTCCGCCTCCGGCCATCCACATCGTGTAGGCCTGTGGATGGTGATCGCGGCCGAGTGTCCTTCCCAGTGCGGCGCTAGCTTCGACCATTGGCGTCCGCCCAAATTCGCCACCCCAAACAACCAACGTGTCCTCCAACATCCCAAGCCGCTTTAAGTCTTTCAGTAGTGCCGCACAGCCTTGGTCGGTCTGTTTACATTGACCTTTCAAGCCACCTTCGACATTACTGTGATGATCCCATCCGGCGTGGTAAAGCTGTACAAAACGAACACCACGTTCAACCAAGCGTCGCGCGAGCAAGCAGTTCTTGGCGAAGGATCCGTTGTCTTGGCGAGATATGCCGTACATTGACAGAGTTTCGTCCGTTTCATCGGCAAAATCCATCAACTCGGGTGCACGTGCCTGCATCCGGTAAGCCATTTCGTAAGACTCGATCCGGGAATGAATCGCATCAATTTTTAGATTATCGAGTCTTCGCTGATTCAGTTTCGACAGAAGATCCAAAGTCGCACGCTGAGAATCATTCGAAATGCCCTGTGGATTCGCCACGTGCAAAATCGGATCGCCGCTCGCCCTAAAGGGAACGCCTTGGTGTTCGCCAGGCAAAAAACCGTTGCTCCACATCGCGGCACCGCCGGAAAGGTTTCCGCCACTTTTGAGCACCACGAATCCTGGCAAGTCGTTCGTCTCGCTTCCCAACCCATACGTTAGCCAAGATCCCATTGCGGGTCGTCCTGGCAAACCGCTACCCGTGTTCACAAGAATCTGTGCCGGAGCGTGATTGAACTGGTCGGTATGGACGCTGCGGATGAACGCGACATCATCGACGACTTCCGATAGATACGGCATGACTTCGGATACCTGAGCACCGGATTCGCCATGTTGTGAAAACTTAAACCGAGGCGACAGAACGGCGGCATTGGGCTGAATGAACGCATAGCGTTGCCCCGCAATCACCGATGGTGGGATCGGCTTCCCTTCAAGTTCAACAAGCTTGGGCTTATAGTCAAACAGGTCCAATTGACTGGGAGCCCCAGCCATGAACAGATAAATCACTCGTTTGGCTTTTGCAGCGTGATGAAGGCCCGATTGGCTTGCCGCCGGATCAGCGGGAACTTCACGAGCGACCAAATCGGATGCCAACATCGAAGCGAGCGAAATTTTGCCCAGTCCGATGCCACAAGCTTGAAAGAGTTGCCGTCTGGTTTGTTCTTTTAAGTGATCGTTCATGGCGTTGTAATTGCCTCATCCAAGTTCATTAGCACACGAGCGACGAGCATCCAGGGCGACGGATGATCAGCTTGAGACTGATAGAATTGCAAAATCGACTCAACCTCTTGTTCCATCGGTTCTCGAGCGAGCACTCGCCGAAACATGCGACGGATCACCGTTCTGGGTTCAACATCATCTGAAGCACAGTCACGAAGGGTTTGATCGGCCAAGGCCTCCGCGATTTCGATGTACATCGCGTCGTTGAGCAACGTCAATGCTTGAAGGGGCGTCGTGCTACGATCACGCTTGGCTAAACACACTTCGCCCGATGGTCCATCAAAGGTTGCGAACGCGGCAAAGGGCGCGGTTCGTTTGCTGAACGTATACAACGATCGACGATACCGATCCGCACCCTTTGAAACCGGCCAGGCTGGTTTGCCATAGGCAATTTCCGACACCGCTTGTGGCTGCGGCGGACGCACGCTGGGACCGCCGATTTCAGCGGTCAGCAATCCTGATGCGGAAAGGAACGCGTCTCGGATACGTTCGGCGTCGTAGCGTCGGTAAGGAAAGGAGGACAGCAATCGATTGTTAGGATCAGATTGCGGCGGAGCCTCCACTGCCTGTCGATAGGTTGCCGACAGCACAATCTCGCGATGCAAACGCTTGATCGACCAGTTCCATCCGCTCGCTGATCGATCGCGAA
This is a stretch of genomic DNA from Stieleria sp. JC731. It encodes these proteins:
- a CDS encoding DUF1501 domain-containing protein, with the protein product MLSFQNNRRTMLRSMVGSSLLMPGILSQLLADEPSNPLAPRESHFPAKAKSVIFIYATGGVSHIDTFDPKSTSNGRDGSGKDRLMGNLFGAQPNKKCGTMVSDLFPHVRDVMDEICLIRSMKASHFDHSEATLGMHTGSPTFARPSMGSWVSYGLGSFNQDLPSFIVIAPHLPYGGTQVYASDFLPAFHQGTRVIPGKDPIANLQPPGRSGRLQELEIDFARQLNQKHLADRPADSALAARMKSFETAFRMQAAAPEAFDIESEPEHVRKLYGLDRKTKGPGGDFGWQCLVARRLVERGVRFVELIDTGSRPNWDSHGEMNEHKSLAGNVDQPTAALIKDLRQRGMLDETIVIWATEFGRTPTKEGKNGRGHHRDCFSVWLAGGGFKGGHVHGVTDEIGKYTVENPVEVHDLHATVLNQLGMDHEKLTFRHAGRDFRLTDVHGNIINDLIA
- a CDS encoding PSD1 and planctomycete cytochrome C domain-containing protein, encoding MCNLDLRSLWLSIMVCGVASSMASASDAKEAFDFEGRIAPLFEEHCVECHSADDQNGGLRLDHASALSAEVDSGKAPIVSGDPKASELIRRVNSDSEDDRMPPDGPKLTGEEIESLRQWIRSGADWPKQASEDSEDEATSHWAFQPRQQVAIPVDETGWASTDIDRLVAARRQKAGLSVAADADPIVLLRRATYDLTGFPPTPAEVDQFENSVKQDGLKNAFSQLIERLLASPSYGERWGRHWMDWVRYADTAGDNSDYPIPQAYLYRNYIIDSLNRDVPYDQFVAEQLAGDLMPADTQEQRNRQTIATGYIAMARRFGSLVERYPWHLTIEDTIDNVGRTMLGMTISCARCHDHKFDPVTTREYYGLYGFFASTQYPFPGIELFQTQQNFVSLMDDEATKKHLAEYQGKTDQLTKELKKQLERCRDQALVNAEREKDCSIDEKRQMREQLDGMLIKARHAGEKLAGHLKKIPDYPSAYAVSEATPTDARIQIKGEPTRPGGAVGRAFPSVLGGQVLDPEAAKSSSGRLELAQWITAVDNPLFARVFVNRVWQKHFGTGLVASTNDFGLRGDLPSHPELLDYLATEFINSGYSLKQLHRSMMNSRVYQISSIGDEANAKTDPNNRLFWRFNRQRLDAESLRDTLLVLSGQLDPVPQNEPYPFPDKTAWEFTQHHPFKGDYPNHKRSVYQMTKRLTVGTYLQTFDGADPNVCTGQRDQSVTSLQALYFFNDEFLHEQSIAFAKQLISEVAEQKQRTTAMFKKVLARQPSEAERELVAQHIRQATTAIDEQQSGKSADLATDVDERELLAWASVVRGMFRLNEFLYLD
- a CDS encoding DUF1501 domain-containing protein, producing MNDHLKEQTRRQLFQACGIGLGKISLASMLASDLVAREVPADPAASQSGLHHAAKAKRVIYLFMAGAPSQLDLFDYKPKLVELEGKPIPPSVIAGQRYAFIQPNAAVLSPRFKFSQHGESGAQVSEVMPYLSEVVDDVAFIRSVHTDQFNHAPAQILVNTGSGLPGRPAMGSWLTYGLGSETNDLPGFVVLKSGGNLSGGAAMWSNGFLPGEHQGVPFRASGDPILHVANPQGISNDSQRATLDLLSKLNQRRLDNLKIDAIHSRIESYEMAYRMQARAPELMDFADETDETLSMYGISRQDNGSFAKNCLLARRLVERGVRFVQLYHAGWDHHSNVEGGLKGQCKQTDQGCAALLKDLKRLGMLEDTLVVWGGEFGRTPMVEASAALGRTLGRDHHPQAYTMWMAGGGVKPGQTIGQTDELGFHPTEDPVHVHDIQATILHQLGINHERLTFNYAGRDFRLTDVHGHVVKKLVG